In one window of Macadamia integrifolia cultivar HAES 741 chromosome 2, SCU_Mint_v3, whole genome shotgun sequence DNA:
- the LOC122089117 gene encoding serine/threonine-protein kinase PAK 6-like gives MKMLSDRPAGQGEEVAAGGDGRTVLVGVKLDAESRELLTWALVKIAQPGDRVIALHVLSETDVIDRDGKSCLLSLVKAFDSVLAVYEGFCNLKQVDLKLKICRGSSVRKIIVREAKAYVASKIIVGTAMNHRKLGSSVSVAKYCARKLSKDCCVVAANNGKVVFQREASAVPSSSSRGGEHGQRKNLFSVIHRSLSKHHNSRLIKNAPAVAVPNQETRRGSESHCLESLLRQNCSVCKQGTDSQDTNYSQRTEDSNGDENEDNSLALALALVPVQTLEGSSGSISLLIPERPELRPGWPLLRRMFWPNGHSEERSPGKQLSVVQWAMRLPSRFSVAVYPDSNQINSNQQGEACDSKLDGESGAIVPVGRDAISPPSSPNHGSKNIPKELEGLHEKYSSTCRLFGYQELVSATSNFKTDNLVGKGGSSQVYRGHLPDGKELAVKILKPSEDVLKEFVLEIEIITTLNHKNIVSLFGFCFEDNNLLLVYDFLSRGSLEENLYGNRKDNSAFGWGERYKVALGVAEALEYLHTGSAQNVIHRDVKSSNILLSDDFEPQLSDFGLATWASTSSSQITCTDVAGTFGYLAPEYFMYGKVNEKIDVYAFGVVILELLSGRKPICSDCPKGQESLVMWAKPILDGGKITQLLDPSFGENYDHDQMEQMVLAATLCIRRSPRSRPRMSLVLKLLQGDPEVTKWAKLQVNASEEFDAQDEEAFPHTNIQSHLNVALLDVDDDSLSVSSVEQNVSLEDYLQGRWSRSSSFD, from the exons ATGAAAATGCTGAGTGATAGACCGGCCGGCCAAGGTGAAGAAGTCGCTGCCGGCGGTGATGGTCGGACGGTTTTGGTAGGGGTGAAGTTGGATGCAGAGAGCAGAGAGTTACTCACTTGGGCTCTCGTCAAAATCGCTCAACCGGGTGATCGTGTTATTGCTCTTCATGTACTCAGTGAAACAG ACGTCATTGATCGAGATGGGAAATCATGTCTTCTCTCGTTGGTGAAAGCGTTTGATTCAGTACTCGCTGTGTATGAAGGTTTCTGCAATTTGAAACAG GTGGATCTCAAACTTAAGATCTGCAGAGGATCTTCGGTTCGGAAAATTATAGTGCGGGAAGCGAAAGCTTATGTGGCTAGTAAAATCATTGTAGGAACTGCAATGAACCATCGCAAACTTGGGTCTTCGGTTTCTGTTGCAAAGTATTGTGCGAGGAAACTTTCCAAAGATTGCTGTGTTGTTGCTGCAAATAATGGTAAAGTTGTGTTTCAGAGAGAAGCTTCTGCAGTACCCTCCAGTAGCTCCCGAG GAGGGGAGCATGGCCAGCGTAAGAATTTGTTCTCTGTGATTCACCGTTCATTGAGTAAGCATCATAATAGCAGACTAATAAAGAACGCACCAGCAGTGGCTGTGCCTAATCAGGAAACTCGTCGGGGTTCTGAGTCGCATTGTTTAGAGTCTTTACTGAGGCAGAATTGTTCAGTTTGTAAGCAGGGCACCGATTCGCAGGATACCAATTATTCCCAACGCACAGAAGATTCTAATGGTGATGAGAATGAAGACAATTctttggctttggctttggctttggTACCAGTACAGACTCTAGAAGGATCCTCAGGTTCAATCTCGCTTTTGATCCCCGAAAGGCCGGAGTTGAGACCTGGTTGGCCGCTGCTTCGCCGGATGTTTTGGCCGAATGGGCATTCAGAGGAGAGATCTCCTGGAAAGCAGCTCTCTGTTGTCCAATGGGCAATGCGGCTACCTAGCAGGTTTTCAGTAGCAGTTTATCCTGATAGTAATCAAATAAACAGTAATCAGCAGGGTGAAGCTTGTGATTCTAAATTGGATGGAGAGAGCGGTGCAATTGTTCCAGTAGGGAGAGATGCgatttctcctccttcttcacCCAACCATGGGTCTAAGAACATACCCAAAGAGTTGGAAGGTCTGCACGAGAAGTACTCATCCACTTGTAGATTATTTGGGTACCAGGAACTTGTGTCGGCAACATCTAACTTTAAGACTG ATAATTTGGTTGGAAAAGGAGGTAGTAGCCAGGTTTACAGAGGGCATCTTCCAGATGGGAAAGAACTGGCCGTAAAAATTTTGAAGCCATCAGAAGATGTGTTGAAAGAATTTGTGTTGGAAATTGAGATCATCACAACCTTAAATCACAAGAACATAGTCTCCCTCTTTGGGTTCTGCTTTGAGGACAACAATCTTCTATTGGTTTATGACTTCTTATCCAGAGGAAGCCTTGAAGAGAACCTTTATG GTAATAGGAAGGACAATTCGGCGTTCGGTTGGGGAGAGAGATACAAGGTGGCTCTGGGTGTCGCTGAGGCTCTGGAATACCTACACACTGGAAGTGCTCAAAATGTGATCCATCGGGATGTGAAATCATCGAATATCCTTCTCTCTGATGATTTTGAGCCACAG CTATCAGATTTTGGACTTGCTACATGGGCTTCAACCTCCTCATCTCAAATAACATGCACAGATGTTGCAGGAACTTTTGG ATATTTGGCTCCCGAGTACTTCATGTATGGTAAAGTAAATGAAAAGATTGATGTCTATGCCTTTGGTGTTGTAATCCTTGAGCTTCTCTCAGGAAGGAAGCCCATCTGCAGTGACTGTCCAAAGGGTCAAGAGAGCCTGGTTATGTGG GCTAAGCCAATTCTAGATGGTGGAAAAATCACCCAATTGTTAGATCCAAGCTTTGGGGAAAATTATGACCATGATCAGATGGAGCAGATGGTTTTAGCTGCTACCCTCTGTATCAGACGCTCACCTCGATCTAGGCCTCGAATGAGCCTT GTCTTGAAGCTCCTCCAAGGCGATCCCGAGGTAACCAAGTGGGCAAAGCTACAGGTTAATGCTTCAGAGGAGTTTGATGCACAGGATGAGGAAGCATTTCCTCACACTAATATCCAGTCCCATCTTAATGTTGCATTGCTTGATGTGGATGATGATTCATTGTCCGTAAGCAGCGTTGAGCAAAATGTATCATTGGAGGATTACTTACAAGGAAGATGGAGCCGATCATCGAGCTTCGACTAA